A portion of the Cyanobium sp. PCC 7001 genome contains these proteins:
- a CDS encoding efflux RND transporter permease subunit, producing the protein MKSISDPFLRRPVLTLVISLLVLLAGFVSLPGLQIENLPPIAPGRVTVSTSYPGASPEVVEQGVTTLLEKQLNGLERLDQVRSTSSAGSSSITLSFEGGDPEINQINAQNEAAVVNPRLPPQVARFGVRVRRSSDDLLMVLSFSADRDLYDDTFLSGWVEQVVIDRLQRVSGVGEARLFGGSPLAFRLWLDPARLNQLGLTITDVRDALEEQNVLAALGQAGDAPAPDDQMLTLPLRMEGRLRSVQEFEQLVVAPTPEGGVTLLRDVGRVTLGSENYDAIATNLQGKATVAMGIFQRDGSNALDVSRGISTALDEITPNLPPGVEFQVIIDEAETVRQNIDRTLASLRDAVLLVFLALLLGLGNSRLALLSALVVPVALVGSLTVLRLTDSSINTLTLFGMVLATGLVVDDAIVVSEDIGRRIEQGHPPLLAAREAMAELGGAVVATSLVLIAVFLPVLTLGGSTGRLYAPIGLTIGATIVFSTFNALTFTPVAASRLLPAGGGGEPAWLLRWIDPPRRALESLEGPYDRWLTRALGWRRRIVALLLVGLLLTAAAYQQRPKAFIPQEDGSQLRGVVVLPDGMALARTQAVMERVRQVIAEEPLVVTGNFYAGRSFGDSGPNKGIFFLRLKPVDERQGSDQTPAALAARLNGRLAASIGDAQVVVIEAPTVRGFGSEGGIEFELLDTSGGRLSLTEFEQVAQSFIEAAQATGAFERVNTRFVANAPLVRLEPDRLKLGSLGVDLEELVEVLGASFGSDYVNDSFEGDRVRRVIVQLEGAERRNVQDVLALQVRGRDDTLIPLAEVVRVVQDTGPTVINHTRLVRSIGIRAQPLMGVSTGQAMDRLQEVRRELGSSATDLEWAGLAREEARAGGANEQVFLLAVVVMVLVLAGLYENFIDPMIILVTVPLGLLGGIAGLAIRDLPLDVYGRMGLLVLVSLAAKNGILIVEFANQRLAAGMPLEQAIHGAAVARLRPILLTAISSLAGFMPLLFASGAGAASRTSIGTVVFAGLLVATVLSLFVVPVIYRIVKGWELGRQRSRGAQERGSEAF; encoded by the coding sequence GTGAAATCGATCTCGGATCCCTTTCTGCGCCGGCCGGTGCTCACGCTGGTGATCAGCCTGCTGGTGCTGCTGGCGGGCTTTGTGAGCCTGCCGGGCCTGCAGATCGAGAACCTGCCCCCCATCGCGCCCGGCCGGGTCACGGTGAGCACCAGCTATCCCGGCGCCAGCCCCGAAGTGGTGGAGCAGGGGGTGACCACCCTGCTGGAGAAGCAGCTCAACGGGCTGGAACGCCTGGATCAGGTGCGATCCACCAGCTCGGCCGGCAGCAGCAGCATCACCCTCAGCTTCGAGGGCGGCGACCCGGAGATCAACCAGATCAACGCCCAGAACGAGGCGGCGGTGGTGAACCCCCGCCTGCCGCCCCAGGTGGCCCGCTTCGGCGTGCGGGTGCGCCGCAGCTCCGACGACCTGCTGATGGTGCTGAGCTTCAGCGCCGACCGTGACCTCTACGACGACACCTTCCTGAGCGGCTGGGTGGAGCAGGTGGTGATCGACCGCCTGCAGCGGGTGTCGGGGGTGGGGGAGGCGCGCCTGTTCGGCGGCAGCCCCCTGGCGTTCCGGCTCTGGCTCGATCCCGCCCGGCTCAACCAGCTGGGGCTCACCATCACCGACGTGCGGGATGCCCTCGAGGAGCAGAACGTGCTGGCGGCCCTGGGCCAGGCCGGCGACGCCCCGGCCCCCGACGATCAGATGCTCACCCTGCCCCTGCGCATGGAGGGGCGCCTGCGCAGCGTGCAGGAGTTCGAGCAGCTGGTGGTGGCGCCGACGCCGGAGGGCGGGGTGACCCTGCTGCGTGACGTGGGCCGCGTGACCCTCGGCAGCGAGAACTACGACGCCATCGCCACCAACCTGCAGGGCAAGGCCACCGTGGCGATGGGCATCTTCCAGCGGGATGGCAGCAATGCCCTCGACGTGAGCCGTGGCATCAGCACCGCCCTCGACGAGATCACCCCGAACCTGCCTCCCGGGGTGGAGTTCCAGGTGATCATCGATGAGGCCGAGACGGTGCGTCAGAACATCGACCGCACCCTGGCCAGCCTGCGGGATGCGGTGCTGCTGGTGTTCCTGGCGCTGCTGCTCGGCCTCGGCAACAGCCGCCTGGCCCTCCTCTCCGCCCTGGTGGTGCCGGTGGCCCTGGTTGGATCGCTCACGGTGCTGCGGCTCACCGACAGCTCGATCAACACCCTCACCCTGTTCGGCATGGTGCTGGCCACCGGCCTGGTGGTGGATGACGCCATCGTGGTGAGCGAGGACATCGGCCGCCGGATCGAGCAGGGCCACCCCCCCCTGCTGGCGGCGCGCGAGGCCATGGCGGAGCTGGGCGGAGCCGTGGTGGCCACCTCCCTGGTGCTGATCGCCGTGTTCCTGCCGGTGCTCACCCTGGGCGGCAGCACCGGACGCCTCTACGCCCCGATCGGCCTCACGATCGGAGCCACGATCGTGTTCTCCACCTTCAATGCCCTCACCTTCACGCCCGTGGCCGCCAGCCGGCTGCTGCCGGCGGGCGGCGGCGGCGAGCCGGCCTGGCTGCTGCGCTGGATCGATCCCCCCAGGCGGGCCCTCGAGTCCCTGGAAGGGCCCTACGACCGCTGGCTCACCCGGGCCCTGGGCTGGCGCCGCCGCATCGTGGCGCTGCTGCTGGTGGGTCTGCTGCTCACGGCCGCGGCCTACCAGCAGCGGCCCAAGGCCTTCATTCCCCAGGAGGACGGCAGCCAGCTGCGGGGCGTGGTGGTGCTGCCCGACGGGATGGCCCTGGCGCGCACCCAGGCCGTGATGGAGCGCGTGCGCCAGGTGATCGCCGAGGAACCCCTGGTGGTGACGGGCAACTTCTACGCCGGCCGCTCCTTCGGCGACAGCGGCCCCAACAAGGGCATTTTCTTTCTGCGCCTCAAGCCGGTCGATGAGCGGCAGGGCAGCGATCAGACCCCCGCCGCCCTGGCCGCCCGGCTGAACGGCCGGCTGGCCGCCAGCATCGGTGATGCCCAGGTGGTGGTGATCGAGGCACCCACGGTGCGCGGTTTCGGCAGCGAGGGCGGCATCGAGTTCGAACTGCTCGACACCAGTGGCGGCCGGCTGAGCCTCACCGAGTTCGAGCAGGTGGCCCAGAGCTTCATTGAGGCCGCCCAGGCCACCGGTGCCTTCGAGCGGGTGAACACCCGCTTCGTGGCGAACGCGCCGCTGGTGCGGCTCGAGCCCGACCGCCTCAAGCTGGGCTCCCTCGGGGTGGATCTGGAGGAGCTGGTGGAGGTGCTGGGGGCCAGCTTCGGCAGCGACTACGTGAACGACAGCTTCGAGGGGGACCGGGTGCGCCGGGTGATCGTGCAGCTGGAGGGGGCCGAACGCCGCAACGTGCAGGACGTGCTGGCGCTGCAGGTGCGTGGGCGGGACGACACCCTCATCCCCCTGGCCGAGGTGGTGCGGGTGGTGCAGGACACGGGCCCCACGGTGATCAACCACACCCGCCTGGTGCGATCGATCGGCATCCGGGCCCAGCCCCTGATGGGGGTGAGCACGGGCCAGGCCATGGACCGGCTGCAGGAGGTGCGTCGGGAGCTCGGCAGTTCCGCCACCGACCTGGAGTGGGCAGGTCTGGCCCGGGAGGAGGCCCGCGCCGGTGGCGCCAACGAGCAGGTGTTCCTGCTGGCGGTGGTGGTGATGGTGCTGGTGCTGGCGGGCCTCTACGAGAACTTCATCGACCCGATGATCATCCTGGTCACGGTGCCCCTGGGTCTGCTGGGCGGCATCGCCGGACTGGCGATCCGGGATCTGCCCCTGGACGTGTACGGCCGCATGGGCCTGCTGGTGCTGGTGAGCCTGGCGGCCAAGAACGGCATCCTGATCGTGGAGTTCGCCAACCAGCGCCTGGCGGCTGGGATGCCCCTCGAGCAGGCCATCCATGGCGCTGCCGTGGCCCGTCTGCGCCCCATCCTGCTCACGGCCATCTCCTCGCTGGCCGGCTTCATGCCGCTGCTGTTCGCCAGCGGTGCCGGTGCCGCCAGCCGCACCAGCATCGGCACGGTGGTGTTCGCAGGCCTGCTCGTGGCCACGGTGCTGAGCCTGTTCGTGGTGCCGGTGATCTACCGGATCGTGAAGGGCTGGGAGCTGGGCCGTCAGCGGTCCCGAGGAGCCCAGGAGAGGGGCTCCGAAGCCTTCTAG
- a CDS encoding DUF3136 domain-containing protein, protein MSSSTGLTIGELEANYSLYCKALRRLLQEGRSRAAIERTVCWSRLAQLHICLPGRYKAPDYLCVVLKRDLA, encoded by the coding sequence ATGAGCAGCAGCACCGGCCTCACGATCGGGGAACTGGAGGCGAACTACTCCCTGTACTGCAAGGCCCTGCGGCGCCTGCTCCAGGAGGGCCGCAGCCGGGCAGCGATCGAGCGCACGGTGTGCTGGAGCCGCCTGGCCCAGCTCCACATCTGCCTGCCGGGCCGCTACAAGGCGCCGGACTACCTCTGCGTGGTGCTGAAGCGCGATCTGGCTTAG
- a CDS encoding bifunctional orotidine-5'-phosphate decarboxylase/orotate phosphoribosyltransferase, with translation MGFFVRLTDAIADRQSLLVTGLDPNPEMLQSWVGRRGMAGRSFLSQARHWIKAVIEATAPHVCAYKPSLGFYQALGPVGLELLLEVRDLVPPDLPLIIDSKHGDLNSSSALAQYVFRELTADAVTLSPLAGQDIAAPFLLYPDKAVVITCHSSNEAARLIQHFPSEEHPLYLRIVRECLLWATPEQLLLEVGTSDPAILARVRQEAPERFLILRSLWGVEEKLEAMLQAGLSSAGDGLLLPLPQNLLVEDDIAQRAEVLKLQINATRTRWLERRGAGDAERCDVWLPAPPARPSLDRLSPRPPLEPAGVAVQAVPLQEALLASADGLESLIVDLFDIGCLLFGDYVQASGAVFNYYIDLRQIISDPNLFHRVLHAYAGRMEELVFDRIAGIPYGSLPTATGLSLLLHKPLIYPRKEVKAHGARRLIEGDFEEGDLVVVVDDILITGGSVLEGIAKLESSGLQVQDVVVFLDHGGDHDRRAKERLAAAGYRCQAVLGIDTITRVLHAAGRLSDGQAALLLPEL, from the coding sequence ATGGGGTTCTTCGTTCGCCTCACCGACGCCATCGCCGATCGCCAGTCGCTGCTGGTCACCGGTCTGGATCCCAACCCGGAGATGCTGCAGAGCTGGGTGGGCCGCCGCGGCATGGCGGGCCGTTCCTTCCTCAGCCAGGCCCGGCACTGGATCAAGGCGGTGATCGAGGCCACCGCTCCCCACGTGTGCGCCTACAAGCCCAGCCTCGGCTTCTACCAGGCCCTCGGCCCGGTGGGTCTGGAGCTGCTGCTGGAGGTGAGGGATCTGGTGCCGCCCGATCTTCCCCTGATCATCGACAGCAAGCACGGCGACCTCAACTCCTCCTCGGCGCTGGCCCAGTACGTGTTCCGGGAGCTCACGGCCGATGCCGTCACCCTCTCGCCCCTGGCCGGCCAGGACATCGCGGCCCCGTTCCTGCTCTATCCCGACAAGGCGGTGGTGATCACCTGCCACAGCTCGAACGAGGCGGCGCGCCTGATCCAGCACTTCCCCAGCGAGGAGCATCCCCTCTACCTGCGCATCGTGCGCGAGTGCCTGCTCTGGGCCACCCCCGAGCAGCTGCTGCTGGAGGTGGGCACCAGCGATCCTGCGATCCTGGCCCGGGTGCGTCAGGAGGCGCCGGAGCGGTTCCTGATCCTGCGCAGCCTCTGGGGCGTGGAGGAGAAGCTGGAGGCGATGCTGCAGGCCGGCCTCTCCAGCGCCGGCGACGGACTGCTGCTCCCCCTGCCCCAGAACCTGCTGGTGGAGGACGACATCGCCCAGCGGGCCGAAGTGCTCAAGTTGCAGATCAATGCCACCCGCACCCGCTGGCTGGAGCGGCGTGGTGCCGGTGACGCCGAACGCTGCGACGTGTGGCTGCCCGCCCCGCCAGCCCGGCCCTCGCTGGATCGGCTCAGCCCGCGGCCGCCCCTGGAGCCCGCCGGGGTGGCCGTTCAGGCGGTGCCCCTGCAGGAGGCATTGCTGGCTTCGGCGGATGGGCTGGAATCGCTGATCGTGGATCTGTTCGACATCGGCTGCCTGCTGTTCGGCGACTACGTGCAGGCCTCAGGGGCGGTGTTCAACTACTACATCGACCTGCGCCAGATCATCTCCGATCCGAACCTCTTCCACCGGGTGCTGCATGCCTACGCGGGCCGCATGGAGGAGCTGGTGTTCGACCGGATCGCCGGGATTCCCTACGGCTCCCTGCCCACGGCCACCGGTCTCTCCCTGCTGCTGCACAAGCCCCTGATCTACCCGCGCAAGGAGGTGAAAGCCCATGGGGCCCGCCGCCTGATCGAGGGGGATTTCGAGGAGGGGGACCTGGTGGTTGTGGTGGATGACATCCTGATCACCGGCGGCAGCGTGCTCGAGGGCATCGCCAAGCTCGAGAGCTCCGGCCTCCAGGTGCAGGATGTGGTGGTGTTTCTCGACCATGGCGGCGACCACGACCGTCGCGCCAAGGAACGGCTGGCGGCCGCGGGCTACCGCTGCCAGGCGGTGCTGGGCATCGACACCATCACCCGGGTGCTCCATGCCGCCGGGCGCCTCAGCGATGGCCAGGCCGCCCTGCTGCTGCCGGAGCTGTGA
- a CDS encoding cation:proton antiporter produces the protein MPVPIQLMPWSLASVVSANLSDVPIQARLLFIGVLFLGTLAVSRFSIRLGIPGVLGVLLLGLLVNVNYLDITHVEAENLQIFALALLLFYAGLKTDLKAIRGFLEYGLLLALGGVMITSLALGGLIWWLSSATGGAIALGFGNGIPLGAAFLVAACLGSTDAGATLSVLAQVRPGVPLRLQHLLEFESAVNDPAALLVYGLLIELFTSAASPGASAGSGAADPYMAMALLEGLKGFVQQIGSGLIVGVLFGYVAKFVIDYLVHERAQLLVVAMSIAFIDYGVTDLLGGSGFVAVYVTGVFMTNMNYRLADVNHETIQEVLLPFNTMTEITVFLIFGLLVSPADLLGAVPMGIAAAGALMLVARPLGVLLFQPFSPFSRRESTLIAWCGLRGAVPLALSYHVVSAIPQLRGLDPALAEPLAHNAQGIVFVVVVLNLLLQGFTLPRVCRGLGLSAGAAGP, from the coding sequence ATGCCGGTGCCGATCCAGCTCATGCCCTGGAGCCTTGCCAGCGTCGTGTCCGCCAACCTCAGCGATGTGCCGATTCAGGCGCGTCTGCTGTTCATCGGCGTGCTGTTCCTCGGCACGCTGGCCGTGAGCCGCTTCTCGATCCGCCTCGGCATCCCGGGGGTGCTGGGCGTGCTGCTGCTCGGCCTGCTGGTGAACGTGAACTACCTCGACATCACCCATGTGGAGGCGGAGAACCTGCAGATCTTCGCCCTGGCCCTGCTGCTCTTCTATGCCGGATTGAAGACCGATCTGAAGGCGATCCGGGGCTTTCTGGAGTACGGCCTGCTGCTGGCCCTCGGCGGCGTGATGATCACCTCCCTGGCCCTCGGGGGGTTGATCTGGTGGCTCTCCTCCGCCACCGGCGGCGCCATTGCCCTGGGCTTCGGCAACGGCATCCCGCTCGGCGCGGCCTTCCTGGTGGCCGCCTGCCTGGGCTCCACCGATGCCGGCGCCACCCTCAGCGTGCTGGCCCAGGTGCGGCCCGGGGTTCCCCTGCGGCTGCAGCACCTGCTGGAGTTCGAGTCGGCGGTGAACGATCCGGCCGCCCTGCTGGTGTACGGCCTGCTGATCGAGCTGTTCACCAGTGCGGCCTCCCCCGGCGCATCCGCCGGCAGCGGCGCGGCCGATCCCTACATGGCCATGGCGCTGCTGGAGGGCCTCAAGGGCTTCGTGCAGCAGATCGGCTCGGGGCTGATCGTGGGCGTGCTGTTCGGCTATGTGGCCAAGTTCGTGATCGATTACCTGGTGCACGAGCGGGCCCAGCTGCTGGTGGTCGCCATGTCGATCGCCTTCATCGATTACGGCGTCACCGATCTGCTGGGGGGGTCAGGCTTCGTGGCGGTGTACGTGACCGGGGTGTTCATGACCAACATGAACTACCGGCTGGCGGATGTGAATCACGAAACCATCCAGGAGGTGCTGCTGCCCTTCAACACCATGACCGAGATCACCGTGTTCCTGATCTTCGGGCTCCTGGTGTCGCCGGCGGACCTGCTGGGCGCCGTGCCGATGGGCATCGCCGCCGCCGGAGCACTGATGCTGGTGGCCCGGCCTCTGGGGGTGCTTCTGTTCCAGCCCTTCTCCCCCTTCAGCCGGCGGGAATCCACCTTGATCGCCTGGTGCGGTCTGCGGGGGGCCGTGCCCCTGGCCCTCTCGTATCACGTGGTGAGCGCGATTCCCCAGCTGCGGGGCCTGGATCCGGCCCTGGCCGAGCCCCTCGCCCACAACGCCCAGGGCATCGTTTTCGTGGTGGTGGTGCTCAACCTGCTGCTGCAGGGCTTCACCCTGCCCCGGGTGTGCCGGGGCCTGGGCCTGAGCGCCGGTGCAGCGGGGCCCTGA
- the pyrC gene encoding dihydroorotase, whose protein sequence is MPATIRLRQPDDWHVHLRDGAMLEAVVGATARQFGRAIVMPNLQPPITTVAAAQAYGERIRRALPAGSGFQPLLTAYLTETIDPREVEAGFRQGVWVACKLYPARATTNAEAGVGDLMAITPVLETMERIGMPLLIHGEVTDPEIDIFDREAVFIERHLAPLLQRHPGLKVVLEHITTSDAVDFVRSGPPQLAATITPHHLHINRNAMFRGGLRPDFYCLPVAKRELHRLALRAAATSGDPCFFLGTDSAPHARSAKESACGCAGIFNAPYAIESYAAVFEQEGALERLEAFASEHGPRFYGLPLNPGQIILERRPHAVDERLALTDAAGAPVELVPFHAGETLTWQLV, encoded by the coding sequence ATGCCCGCCACGATCCGCCTGCGTCAACCCGACGACTGGCATGTGCATCTGCGCGACGGCGCCATGCTCGAGGCGGTGGTGGGAGCCACGGCCCGGCAGTTCGGCCGGGCGATCGTGATGCCCAACCTCCAGCCACCGATCACCACCGTGGCGGCGGCGCAGGCCTACGGCGAGCGGATCCGCCGGGCGTTGCCCGCGGGCAGCGGCTTCCAACCCCTGCTCACCGCCTACCTCACGGAAACCATCGACCCCCGGGAGGTGGAAGCCGGCTTCCGGCAGGGGGTGTGGGTGGCCTGCAAGCTCTACCCCGCCCGCGCCACCACCAATGCCGAGGCCGGGGTGGGTGATCTGATGGCGATCACGCCGGTGCTGGAGACGATGGAGCGGATCGGCATGCCCCTGCTGATCCACGGGGAGGTCACCGATCCGGAGATCGACATCTTCGATCGCGAGGCGGTGTTCATCGAGCGGCACCTGGCGCCGCTGCTCCAGCGCCATCCCGGCCTGAAGGTGGTGCTGGAGCACATCACCACCAGCGACGCGGTGGACTTCGTGCGCAGCGGCCCCCCCCAGCTGGCCGCCACGATCACGCCCCACCACCTCCACATCAACCGCAACGCCATGTTCCGGGGGGGCCTGCGGCCCGATTTCTACTGCCTGCCGGTGGCGAAGCGGGAGCTGCACCGCCTGGCCCTGCGGGCCGCGGCCACCTCCGGAGACCCCTGCTTCTTCCTCGGCACCGATTCGGCGCCCCACGCCCGCTCCGCCAAGGAGTCGGCCTGCGGTTGCGCCGGCATCTTCAACGCCCCCTACGCGATCGAGAGCTACGCCGCGGTGTTCGAGCAGGAGGGGGCGCTGGAGCGGCTGGAGGCCTTCGCCAGTGAGCACGGCCCCCGCTTCTACGGGCTGCCCCTCAACCCCGGCCAGATCATCCTGGAGCGCCGGCCCCATGCCGTGGACGAGCGGCTGGCGTTGACGGATGCGGCCGGCGCGCCGGTGGAGCTGGTGCCGTTCCATGCCGGGGAAACGCTGACCTGGCAGCTGGTCTGA
- a CDS encoding DUF3136 domain-containing protein has protein sequence MGSEAKLTIGELEAGYPTYCKALRMLIKNGKSLEAIQRTICWDRLTLLQKSLPTRYKSPDYLYALLKRDVDELAA, from the coding sequence ATGGGCAGTGAGGCCAAACTCACGATCGGAGAACTGGAAGCGGGCTATCCCACCTACTGCAAGGCCCTGAGGATGCTGATCAAGAACGGCAAATCGCTGGAGGCCATTCAACGCACGATCTGCTGGGACCGCCTCACCCTGCTCCAGAAAAGTCTGCCCACCCGCTACAAGTCCCCCGACTACCTCTACGCCCTGCTCAAGCGCGACGTCGACGAGTTGGCCGCCTGA
- a CDS encoding FAD/NAD(P)-binding oxidoreductase yields the protein MPHHQILIVGGGAAGITVAAQLKRARNALQVAILEPASEHYYQPGWTLVGGGVFSMAETRRAEGDVMPAGVTWIQEGAAGFDPERQVVRTSGGQELSYDVLIVAAGLKLCWDRIKGLPEALGQGGVCSNYSREFAPYTWEAIQAFKGGSNGAGNAVFTCAPMPIKCPGAPQKIAYMADDVFKTKGLQARVIYATATPGIFGVPTYAAPLREVVKRHGIDARYNHVLTEVRPESREAVFTVKDGENSHEEVIPYGLLHVTPPMAAPDVVASSPLAASSGFVEVDKFTLQHLRYPNVFSMGDVSGIPNSKTAAAVRGQAPVVVANLLAHLDGKPLEAAYDGYSCCPLITGYGKVIMAEFNYEQEPVPSFPLDPTKERWIMWFVKRKILPSLYWNRMLTGAQHERRFIPGVKR from the coding sequence ATGCCTCACCACCAGATCCTGATCGTCGGCGGCGGCGCTGCCGGCATCACCGTGGCCGCCCAGCTCAAGCGGGCGCGCAACGCGTTGCAGGTGGCGATTCTCGAGCCGGCCAGTGAGCACTACTACCAGCCGGGCTGGACCCTGGTGGGCGGCGGCGTGTTCAGCATGGCGGAAACCCGCCGGGCCGAGGGCGATGTGATGCCCGCCGGCGTCACCTGGATTCAGGAGGGAGCGGCCGGCTTCGATCCTGAGCGCCAGGTGGTGCGCACCAGCGGCGGCCAGGAGCTCAGCTACGACGTGCTGATCGTGGCCGCCGGTCTGAAGCTGTGCTGGGACCGGATCAAGGGTCTGCCCGAAGCCCTGGGCCAGGGCGGAGTGTGCAGCAACTATTCCAGGGAGTTCGCCCCGTACACCTGGGAAGCGATCCAGGCCTTCAAGGGCGGCAGCAACGGCGCCGGCAACGCCGTGTTCACCTGCGCACCGATGCCGATCAAGTGCCCCGGGGCACCGCAGAAGATCGCCTACATGGCGGACGACGTGTTCAAGACAAAGGGGCTGCAGGCCCGCGTGATCTACGCCACCGCCACCCCCGGCATCTTCGGGGTGCCCACCTACGCCGCCCCGCTGCGGGAGGTGGTGAAGCGTCACGGCATCGACGCCCGCTACAACCACGTGCTCACCGAGGTGCGGCCGGAGAGCCGCGAGGCGGTGTTCACGGTGAAGGACGGCGAGAACAGCCACGAGGAGGTGATCCCCTACGGCCTGCTGCACGTGACCCCGCCGATGGCGGCCCCCGACGTGGTGGCCTCCAGCCCACTTGCGGCCTCCAGCGGCTTCGTGGAGGTGGACAAGTTCACCCTGCAGCACCTGCGCTACCCCAACGTGTTCTCGATGGGCGACGTGAGCGGCATCCCCAACTCCAAGACCGCCGCCGCCGTGCGGGGCCAGGCTCCCGTGGTGGTGGCCAACCTGCTGGCCCACCTCGACGGCAAGCCCCTGGAGGCCGCCTACGACGGCTACAGCTGCTGCCCGCTGATCACCGGCTACGGCAAGGTGATCATGGCCGAGTTCAACTACGAGCAGGAGCCGGTGCCCTCCTTCCCGCTCGACCCCACCAAGGAGCGCTGGATCATGTGGTTCGTGAAGCGCAAGATCCTGCCCTCGCTCTACTGGAACCGGATGCTCACCGGGGCGCAGCACGAACGCCGCTTCATCCCCGGCGTGAAGCGCTAG
- a CDS encoding acetate/propionate family kinase, with protein MPPALVLVVNAGSSSLKASLVDADGQRPWQQQRSLNPGETGGVEALLEGWLLPAITPWLPGLERIAHRVVHGGERFTAPTAITPAMVEALEGLVPLAPLHNAAALRAIRWFSAWGQAEAPTLAQWACFDTGFHASLPEEARTYAIPADWRAAGLRRFGFHGLSHQHVAEQVAARHPQARRLISCHLGAGCSLCAVSLDPATGPRSMATTMGFTPLEGLVMASRSGSVDPGLLLHQLRQGLSAAAIDEALQRHSGLLGLSGLSGDMRTLREEAGRGHRGAQLALAVFRQRLLEGIGAMAACLRGVDVIALTGGIGEHDQALKAELSDALAWLEPTTLLTVPADEEGLMARLCREAA; from the coding sequence ATGCCCCCAGCGCTGGTCCTGGTGGTGAATGCCGGCAGCTCCAGCCTCAAGGCCTCGCTCGTGGATGCCGATGGGCAGCGTCCCTGGCAGCAGCAGCGATCCCTCAACCCCGGTGAAACCGGCGGCGTGGAGGCCTTGCTGGAGGGATGGCTGCTGCCGGCGATCACCCCCTGGCTGCCGGGCCTGGAGCGGATCGCGCACCGGGTCGTGCATGGCGGCGAGCGGTTCACGGCTCCGACAGCGATCACCCCCGCCATGGTCGAGGCCCTGGAGGGGCTGGTGCCCCTGGCTCCCCTGCACAACGCCGCGGCGCTGCGGGCCATCCGCTGGTTCAGCGCCTGGGGCCAGGCCGAGGCCCCCACTCTCGCCCAGTGGGCCTGCTTCGACACCGGCTTTCATGCCTCCCTGCCGGAGGAGGCCCGCACCTACGCCATCCCGGCCGACTGGCGGGCGGCGGGGCTGCGCCGCTTCGGCTTCCATGGCCTCAGCCACCAGCACGTGGCCGAGCAGGTGGCGGCGCGCCATCCCCAGGCCCGCCGGCTGATCAGCTGCCACCTGGGCGCGGGCTGTTCCCTCTGCGCCGTGAGCCTCGATCCGGCGACGGGCCCCCGCAGCATGGCCACCACCATGGGGTTCACCCCGCTGGAGGGGCTCGTGATGGCCAGCCGCAGCGGCAGCGTGGATCCCGGTCTGCTGCTGCATCAGCTGCGGCAGGGGCTCAGCGCAGCCGCGATCGATGAGGCCCTGCAGCGCCACAGCGGCCTGCTGGGCCTCTCCGGGCTCAGCGGCGACATGCGCACGCTGCGGGAGGAGGCGGGGCGGGGACACCGCGGTGCCCAGCTGGCGCTGGCCGTGTTCCGGCAGCGGCTGCTGGAGGGGATCGGGGCCATGGCCGCCTGCCTGCGGGGGGTGGACGTGATCGCCCTCACCGGGGGCATCGGCGAACACGACCAGGCCCTGAAGGCCGAGCTCAGCGACGCCCTGGCATGGCTGGAGCCCACCACCCTGCTCACGGTGCCGGCCGATGAGGAGGGGCTGATGGCCCGCCTCTGCCGCGAGGCTGCCTAG